TCTCCTATTACGACTACTACCAGCCGGAGGCATACATTCCCGCCGGCGACGTCTACATCGAGAAAGAAGCCACCATCAACGACGAGCTCGACAAACTCAGGCTTTCGGCGACGCGGTCACTCTTCGAGCGGCGCGACTGTGTGATCGTCGCTTCGGTGAGCTGCATCTACGGGCTCGGGTCGCCGGAGGCATATTACGGCATGCTGCTGTTCCTGGAAAAGGGACAGAAGATCAAGCGTGAGGACATCACACGTAAGCTGGTGGAGATCCTGTACGAGCGCAACGACGTGGACTTCCGGCGCGGGACCTTTCGCGTCCGTGGCGACGTGATCGAGGTTTTCCCGACCTATGACGACAACGCCTACCGCATCGAGTTGTGGGGCGACCAGGTCGAATCCCTTTCGCAGATCGATCCGTTGTTCGGCACGGTGAAGCACAAGTACGTCCGCCTGCCCATCTATCCCAAGACGCACTACGTGATGACGCCCGAGACGCGCGGTAATGCCATCGTCTCCATCAAGGAAGAGCTGACGTGGTGGGAGAAGGAACTGGAGAAGCAGGGCCGCCTGGTCGAAGCGCAACGCGTGCATCAGCGGACGATGTTCGACCTGGAGATGATCAAGTCGGTCGGCTACTGCCATGGCATCGAGAATTACTCGCGGCACTTCTCCGGACGCCTTCCCGGCGAAGCGCCGCCGACGCTGCTCGACTATGTGCCGCGCGATTATCTTTTATTCGTCGACGAATCGCACCAGACCGTCCCGCAATTGCATGGCATGTATCACGGCGACCGCTCGCGCAAGACCACGCTGGTGGAATACGGCTTCCGCATGCCGAGCGCGATGGATAATCGTCCCCTGACTTTCGAGGAGTTCGAGCATCGCGTTAACCAAGCGGTGTATGTGTCTGCAACTCCAGGGCCTTACGAGCTAACGCGTTCGGCGGGTGTGGTGGTCGAGCAGATCATCCGGCCGACCGGCCTGGTGGATCCGGAGGTGGAGATACGTCCGGTGAAAGGACAGATCGACGATCTGCTGCACGAGATCCGCGCGCGCGTGGAGCGCGGCGAGCGCGTCCTCGTGACCACGCTGACCAAGCGCATGGCCGAAGACCTGGCCGAGTATTACGCCGAGGTCGGCGTGCGCTGCCGCTACATGCACTCCGAGATCGAGACGCTGGAGCGCGTCAAGATCCTGCGCGGGCTACGCAAGGGCGAGTTCGACGTGCTCATCGGCATCAACCTGTTGCGCGAAGGGCTCGACCTGCCCGAGGTCTCGCTCGTCGCTATCCTCGACGCCGACAAGGAAGGCTTTCTCCGTTCGGCCGGTTCGCTCATCCAGACCATCGGACGCTGCGCGCGCCACGTGGAAGGACGCGCCATCCTCTATGCCGACCGCATGACCGACTCGATGAAGAAGGCGATCGACGAGACCGACCGGCGCCGCGCCATCCAGCGCGCTTACAACGTGGAGCACGGCATCACGCCAGAATCGATCGTGCGTCCGGTGGAGATGTCGCTGGCGGCGATCATCGAAGCCGACTACGTCGACTTTACTTCCGCCGACGATGGGCTGCCCGAGTTCAAGACGCAGGAAGAACTCGACCTCTACATCGTCAAGCTCGAGGCCGACAT
This region of Acidobacteriota bacterium genomic DNA includes:
- the uvrB gene encoding excinuclease ABC subunit UvrB; amino-acid sequence: MDFKLQSDYTPQGDQARAIEQLVRGLADGEKHQVLLGVTGSGKTFTMAKIIEQLKKPALVLAHNKTLAAQLYHEFKSFFPSNAVEYFVSYYDYYQPEAYIPAGDVYIEKEATINDELDKLRLSATRSLFERRDCVIVASVSCIYGLGSPEAYYGMLLFLEKGQKIKREDITRKLVEILYERNDVDFRRGTFRVRGDVIEVFPTYDDNAYRIELWGDQVESLSQIDPLFGTVKHKYVRLPIYPKTHYVMTPETRGNAIVSIKEELTWWEKELEKQGRLVEAQRVHQRTMFDLEMIKSVGYCHGIENYSRHFSGRLPGEAPPTLLDYVPRDYLLFVDESHQTVPQLHGMYHGDRSRKTTLVEYGFRMPSAMDNRPLTFEEFEHRVNQAVYVSATPGPYELTRSAGVVVEQIIRPTGLVDPEVEIRPVKGQIDDLLHEIRARVERGERVLVTTLTKRMAEDLAEYYAEVGVRCRYMHSEIETLERVKILRGLRKGEFDVLIGINLLREGLDLPEVSLVAILDADKEGFLRSAGSLIQTIGRCARHVEGRAILYADRMTDSMKKAIDETDRRRAIQRAYNVEHGITPESIVRPVEMSLAAIIEADYVDFTSADDGLPEFKTQEELDLYIVKLEADMREAAKRFEFERAAKLRDLIRDLRTKEFLFA